The proteins below come from a single Serpentinimonas raichei genomic window:
- a CDS encoding rhodanese-like domain-containing protein: MQHLLPRQAWDWLQSLSARPAEQRPLFVDVRMEVESLYVGRPPGVVQVPWYEYPELRPDAQRFVQQVEREAGSKERPLLLICRSGKRTLDAGAALEAAGFGEVAHVLHGFEGDLDANFHRSTRNGWRFDGLPWEQM; the protein is encoded by the coding sequence ATGCAACACCTTTTACCCCGCCAAGCTTGGGACTGGCTGCAAAGCCTCAGCGCGCGCCCGGCCGAGCAACGCCCACTGTTTGTCGATGTGCGCATGGAGGTCGAGTCGCTCTATGTGGGCCGCCCGCCCGGTGTGGTGCAAGTGCCGTGGTACGAATACCCCGAACTGCGCCCCGATGCGCAGCGCTTCGTGCAGCAGGTCGAGCGCGAAGCCGGCAGCAAGGAGCGCCCGCTGCTGCTGATCTGCCGCAGCGGCAAGCGCACGCTTGATGCCGGGGCGGCGCTGGAGGCGGCTGGCTTTGGCGAAGTGGCGCACGTGCTGCACGGCTTCGAGGGCGACTTGGATGCGAACTTTCACCGCTCCACCCGCAACGGCTGGCGTTTCGACGGCCTGCCGTGGGAGCAGATGTGA